In the genome of Phycisphaeraceae bacterium, one region contains:
- a CDS encoding molybdopterin-dependent oxidoreductase — MPTITINGKQCEFTSGKTILQVALENSVEIPYYCYHPGLSIVASCRICLGEVWAPNPRNDNKLEPMPKLVPTCQVAAGDGQVVYTDSPKAVKNQKAVMEYLLINHPLDCPVCDQSGECFLQDYSYFYGRGVSRFEEDKIKQPKKDLGPNVLLYSDRCIMCSRCVRFTREVSGTAELTVEGRGAKEQIDVFPGKALNNELASNVVDLCPVGALLDKDFLFAQRVWFLKSTPSIDGITSSGDNIFLEHNEGRVYRVKPRDNEAINRWWITDEVRYGWKFIHREDRLSTPMRREHGVLMEATFAAALADASKILHECRSSGKKAAIVVSPMLASEEAQCFAALADAIPGDVALAVGPVPVMGEDRVYPKGAKPAHEGGSGFVVRAEKCPNSRGVRRVLEANSGGAKVLAFEDFLSRAQSGEFGAVVLTGNYPSDWATPEIVRAFDRAKGDRAKLILIDTLPTRLADHADVLLPGATWAEKAGSFENATHVVQPFEQAIPVREGARVDGQIALDLAAGVRGEERSIYDAPTIREQMAHSGVEPLRVFAGVSVAKTRVLNETDMALVDL, encoded by the coding sequence ATGCCCACCATCACCATCAACGGCAAGCAGTGCGAGTTCACCAGCGGCAAGACCATCCTCCAGGTCGCCCTCGAGAACAGCGTCGAGATCCCGTACTACTGCTACCACCCGGGGCTCTCGATCGTCGCGTCCTGCCGCATCTGCCTGGGCGAGGTCTGGGCGCCCAACCCGCGCAACGACAACAAGCTCGAGCCGATGCCCAAGCTGGTGCCCACCTGCCAGGTCGCCGCCGGCGACGGGCAGGTCGTCTACACCGACTCGCCCAAGGCCGTCAAGAACCAGAAGGCGGTGATGGAGTACCTGCTCATCAACCACCCGCTGGACTGCCCCGTGTGCGACCAGTCGGGCGAGTGCTTCCTGCAGGACTACTCCTACTTCTACGGTCGCGGCGTGTCGCGCTTCGAGGAAGACAAGATCAAGCAGCCCAAGAAGGACCTGGGCCCCAATGTGCTGCTGTACTCCGATCGCTGCATCATGTGCTCGCGCTGCGTGCGCTTCACGCGAGAGGTGTCGGGCACCGCGGAACTCACGGTCGAGGGGCGCGGCGCCAAGGAGCAGATCGATGTCTTCCCCGGCAAGGCCCTGAACAACGAGCTGGCCAGCAACGTCGTCGACCTCTGCCCGGTCGGCGCGCTGCTCGACAAGGACTTCCTCTTCGCCCAGCGCGTGTGGTTCCTGAAGTCGACGCCCTCGATCGACGGGATCACTTCCAGCGGCGACAACATCTTCCTCGAGCACAACGAGGGGCGCGTCTATCGCGTCAAGCCGCGCGACAACGAGGCGATCAACCGCTGGTGGATCACCGACGAGGTGCGATACGGCTGGAAGTTCATCCATCGCGAGGACCGGCTCTCGACGCCCATGCGGCGCGAGCACGGCGTGCTGATGGAGGCGACCTTCGCCGCGGCGCTGGCCGACGCGTCGAAGATCTTGCACGAGTGCCGCTCGAGCGGGAAGAAGGCCGCGATCGTGGTCTCCCCGATGCTCGCGAGCGAAGAGGCGCAGTGCTTCGCGGCGCTGGCCGACGCGATCCCGGGCGATGTCGCGCTGGCCGTCGGCCCGGTGCCCGTGATGGGCGAGGACCGCGTGTACCCCAAGGGCGCCAAGCCGGCGCACGAGGGCGGCAGCGGCTTCGTCGTGCGCGCCGAGAAGTGCCCGAACTCGCGCGGCGTGCGGCGCGTGCTCGAGGCCAACAGCGGCGGCGCGAAGGTGCTCGCTTTCGAGGACTTCCTGTCGCGCGCCCAGTCGGGCGAGTTCGGCGCCGTCGTGCTGACCGGAAACTACCCCAGCGACTGGGCGACGCCCGAGATCGTTCGCGCGTTCGATCGCGCCAAGGGCGACCGCGCGAAGCTGATCCTGATCGACACCCTGCCCACGCGCCTGGCCGACCACGCCGATGTCCTCCTCCCCGGGGCGACCTGGGCCGAGAAGGCCGGCTCGTTCGAGAACGCGACGCATGTCGTGCAGCCCTTCGAGCAGGCGATCCCGGTGCGCGAGGGCGCGCGGGTCGACGGGCAGATCGCCCTGGACCTGGCCGCCGGCGTGCGCGGCGAGGAGCGGTCGATCTACGACGCCCCGACCATCCGCGAGCAGATGGCGCACAGCGGCGTGGAGCCCCTGCGCGTGTTCGCCGGGGTGAGCGTTGCGAAGACCCGCGTCCTGAACGAGACCGACATGGCACTGGTCGATCTCTGA
- a CDS encoding 1-acyl-sn-glycerol-3-phosphate acyltransferase → MGGSWHIPALVFVGVWLALVLGVHVVRRTSTRGPDDLGTGAAILVFRLYSRVVHGVRFEGMEHVPRTKGAGPLLLVANHTAGVDPLLIQAGCRFEIRWMMADDMRLPRFDGFWKFARIIFVDRTNGDAKAAGAAMAHLRRGGVIGVFPEGRIERPPGEIHPFMVGVGVFAKRTGAPVLPVFVEGTPYARTAWGSLWRPSRSRVVFLEPVRYKGSKLSAREVAEDLRRRVAGVAGWPLNDSPLPPDAATGRYGK, encoded by the coding sequence ATGGGTGGGTCCTGGCACATCCCGGCTCTGGTCTTTGTGGGCGTCTGGCTCGCGCTGGTGCTGGGCGTGCATGTCGTTCGACGCACCTCGACGCGCGGGCCCGACGACCTCGGGACCGGGGCGGCGATCCTGGTTTTCCGGCTCTACTCGCGCGTGGTCCACGGTGTGCGCTTCGAGGGGATGGAGCATGTCCCTCGCACCAAGGGCGCGGGTCCTCTGCTGCTGGTGGCGAACCACACGGCCGGCGTTGACCCGTTGCTGATCCAGGCGGGATGCCGATTCGAGATCCGCTGGATGATGGCGGACGACATGCGCCTGCCGCGGTTCGACGGGTTCTGGAAGTTCGCGCGGATCATTTTCGTCGACCGGACCAACGGCGACGCGAAGGCCGCCGGCGCCGCGATGGCGCACCTGCGCCGGGGCGGGGTGATCGGTGTGTTCCCCGAGGGGCGCATCGAGCGTCCTCCGGGCGAGATCCACCCGTTCATGGTCGGCGTGGGCGTGTTCGCGAAGCGGACCGGCGCGCCGGTGCTGCCGGTGTTCGTGGAGGGCACGCCCTACGCGCGCACCGCGTGGGGGAGTCTGTGGAGGCCGAGCCGCTCGCGCGTGGTGTTCCTCGAGCCGGTGCGCTACAAGGGGTCGAAGCTGAGCGCGCGAGAGGTCGCGGAGGACCTGCGCCGGCGCGTCGCGGGCGTCGCCGGCTGGCCGCTCAACGATTCGCCCCTGCCCCCCGACGCCGCGACGGGGCGATACGGGAAGTGA
- a CDS encoding RluA family pseudouridine synthase: MPLTILHQSDRFVVIEKPAGLLSVPGKGPDKADCAASRVRAMFPRATGPLVVHRLDMDTSGLMVFGLDEGAQRELSRQFEDRLVEKAYVALLETIDVDIARSPLAQDSGLVDAPMRVDLDNRPFQIHDPEHGRPAQTRWRVLAREPDRVRVRFEPITGRAHQLRVHASLPAPLCLGAPILGDVLYNPTDHRLARELDETPPRSPRGRLMLHATELSFLAPGTKRREEFTSPPPF, encoded by the coding sequence ATGCCCCTGACGATCCTGCACCAGTCTGACCGTTTCGTGGTGATCGAGAAGCCGGCGGGGCTGTTGTCTGTGCCGGGGAAAGGGCCGGACAAGGCCGACTGCGCCGCGTCGCGTGTGCGCGCGATGTTCCCGCGAGCGACGGGGCCGCTGGTCGTGCACCGGCTCGACATGGACACGAGCGGGCTGATGGTGTTCGGGCTCGACGAGGGCGCGCAGCGAGAGCTCTCGCGCCAGTTCGAGGACCGGCTCGTGGAGAAGGCGTATGTCGCGCTGCTCGAGACGATCGATGTCGATATAGCGCGTTCGCCCCTGGCGCAGGACTCAGGGCTCGTCGACGCGCCGATGCGCGTGGACCTGGACAACCGGCCCTTCCAGATTCACGACCCCGAGCACGGGCGCCCGGCGCAGACGCGCTGGCGCGTCCTCGCGCGCGAGCCCGACCGCGTGCGCGTCCGCTTCGAGCCCATCACCGGGCGCGCGCACCAGCTGCGCGTGCACGCGTCGCTGCCGGCGCCCCTGTGCCTGGGCGCGCCGATCCTGGGGGATGTGCTCTACAACCCCACCGACCACCGGCTCGCGCGAGAACTCGACGAGACCCCGCCGCGCTCACCTCGTGGGCGACTGATGCTGCACGCGACCGAGCTGTCGTTCCTCGCCCCGGGGACGAAGCGCCGCGAGGAATTCACGAGCCCGCCGCCGTTTTAA
- the thpR gene encoding RNA 2',3'-cyclic phosphodiesterase produces MRRRAIDRRSGKAHEETVRLFVACYPPASVARELSREAAALCERRGLPDSRETPPDQVHLTLQFVGDTPLGALESVRESVRRAASGLRAFELWPIRLIGLPTNDRPRLIAAETDAPPTLLELHRRLVQRFARTTRARPGDRFLPHLTLRRFVTPGFRCEPIDEELALERERVVFPVSWIALVRSDLSRSGATHREIERAELAG; encoded by the coding sequence ATGCGTCGGCGCGCGATCGACAGGCGTTCGGGAAAGGCCCACGAAGAGACCGTGCGTCTGTTCGTCGCGTGCTATCCGCCGGCCAGCGTCGCGCGGGAACTGTCGCGCGAGGCGGCGGCGCTGTGCGAGCGCCGGGGGCTGCCCGACTCGCGCGAGACGCCGCCGGACCAGGTGCACCTCACGCTGCAATTCGTGGGCGACACGCCCCTGGGCGCGCTCGAGAGCGTGCGCGAGTCCGTCCGTCGCGCGGCCAGCGGGCTTCGCGCGTTCGAGCTCTGGCCGATCCGGCTCATCGGGCTGCCGACGAACGACCGCCCGCGCCTCATCGCGGCGGAGACTGACGCGCCGCCCACGCTGCTCGAGCTGCACCGACGGCTCGTCCAGCGCTTCGCGCGCACCACGCGCGCCAGGCCGGGCGATCGGTTCCTCCCCCACCTCACGCTGCGCCGCTTCGTCACGCCGGGGTTCCGGTGCGAGCCGATCGACGAGGAACTCGCGCTCGAGCGCGAGCGCGTGGTCTTTCCGGTGTCGTGGATCGCGCTCGTGCGCAGCGACCTGTCGCGCAGCGGCGCGACGCACCGGGAAATCGAACGGGCGGAGCTGGCGGGGTAA
- a CDS encoding short-chain fatty acid transporter, translated as MLSTLGQRLARVFRATAPDPFVLAILLTALTFLLALAFTDSGGVSTGLYARTLLDAWQGGFWNLLAFAMQMCLILVTGHALASSPPVAALLRRLASLPRTGAQAAAMISFVAICFGLVNWGLGLIVGALLARDASRALREKGITMPAGLLAAAGYTTMMVWHGGLSGSAPLAAASEAQQRAILGEELAARVGAIPVSETIFAPFNLLVTGGLVVIIPALFALLAPRGAAAAASARPEPPVGAPAPIDETDDAPGRFPSMLERSPILVWLIALPALIWLATRFADRGVAALDLNTANLLFLGVGLALHGSARRYADAIDDAARGCAGIILQFPLYAGIIGLMTVSGLAAQISSWFVAQSGGAQGGLSVMTFLSAGLVNLFVPSGGGQWSVQGPIAMQAALDAGVSPARLVLAVSYGDQWTNMLQPFWALPALAITGAKAREVVGYTALALVVGGAWIVGCLLLL; from the coding sequence ATGCTCTCGACCCTCGGACAGCGACTCGCCCGCGTGTTCCGCGCCACGGCGCCGGACCCCTTCGTCCTCGCCATCCTGCTGACGGCGCTGACCTTCCTGCTCGCGCTGGCGTTCACCGACAGCGGCGGCGTGTCGACCGGGCTCTACGCGCGCACGCTCCTCGACGCCTGGCAGGGCGGGTTCTGGAACCTGCTCGCCTTCGCGATGCAGATGTGCCTCATCCTCGTGACGGGCCACGCGCTCGCGAGCTCGCCCCCGGTCGCGGCCCTGCTGCGCAGACTCGCGTCCCTGCCGCGCACAGGGGCGCAGGCGGCGGCGATGATTTCCTTCGTCGCGATCTGCTTCGGGCTCGTGAACTGGGGGCTCGGGCTGATCGTGGGCGCGCTGCTGGCGCGCGACGCGTCCCGGGCGCTGCGCGAGAAGGGGATCACGATGCCGGCGGGCCTGCTCGCCGCCGCCGGATACACGACGATGATGGTGTGGCACGGGGGTCTCTCGGGCTCGGCGCCACTCGCAGCCGCGAGCGAGGCGCAGCAGCGCGCGATCCTGGGCGAAGAGTTGGCCGCACGCGTCGGCGCGATCCCGGTGAGCGAGACGATCTTCGCGCCCTTCAACCTGCTCGTGACGGGCGGGCTGGTGGTGATCATCCCGGCGCTCTTTGCGCTGCTGGCGCCAAGAGGCGCCGCCGCCGCCGCGTCGGCGCGTCCGGAACCGCCCGTCGGCGCGCCGGCCCCGATCGACGAAACGGACGACGCGCCGGGGCGCTTCCCCTCGATGCTCGAGCGCAGCCCGATCCTTGTGTGGCTCATCGCGCTGCCCGCGCTCATCTGGCTCGCGACGCGCTTCGCGGATCGCGGCGTCGCGGCCCTCGACCTCAACACCGCCAACCTGCTTTTCCTCGGCGTCGGGCTCGCGCTGCACGGCTCGGCGCGACGCTACGCCGACGCGATCGACGACGCCGCCCGGGGCTGCGCCGGCATCATCCTGCAGTTCCCCCTCTACGCCGGCATCATCGGGCTCATGACCGTCAGCGGGCTGGCGGCCCAGATCTCCTCGTGGTTCGTCGCGCAGTCGGGCGGCGCGCAGGGCGGGCTGTCGGTGATGACCTTCCTGAGCGCCGGGCTCGTGAACCTGTTCGTGCCCTCCGGGGGAGGGCAGTGGAGCGTGCAGGGTCCAATCGCGATGCAGGCAGCCCTCGACGCAGGGGTGAGCCCGGCGCGACTCGTCCTCGCGGTTTCCTACGGCGACCAGTGGACCAACATGCTCCAGCCCTTCTGGGCGCTGCCCGCGCTGGCGATCACGGGCGCCAAGGCGCGCGAGGTCGTGGGCTATACCGCCCTCGCCCTGGTCGTCGGCGGCGCGTGGATCGTCGGTTGCCTGCTGCTGCTGTGA
- a CDS encoding deoxyribonuclease IV produces MFGSHLSIAGNMSNALREAEALGLDTVQVFTKNQRQWKVAPLADDAADEWLREVERLGWQGRTVAHNSYLINLACPDDEKWERAVALQREEIERCERLRIPLLVSHPGSHLGSGEETGLARIAQAYLRLFKDTAGYQTVVCLENTVGSGANLGGPFEHLRDIRDMVIEGAPEAGVDPDEAGARLACCFDTCHAHAFGHDMSSEQSARAVLDRFDEVCGLSLLRVIHMNDSKGALGSRRDLHEHIGRGTIGVDGFAAVVRHPDLGSVPKIMETPKGESSEAGGEPWDAINLATLRGLIGDAARTTGARPAKKSKGTAAPVGKAPPKARTARKKAPARRR; encoded by the coding sequence ATGTTCGGCTCACACCTCTCCATCGCCGGGAACATGAGCAACGCCCTGCGCGAGGCCGAGGCGCTGGGGCTCGACACCGTGCAGGTGTTCACCAAGAACCAGCGCCAGTGGAAGGTCGCGCCCCTCGCGGACGACGCCGCCGACGAATGGCTGCGCGAGGTCGAGCGCCTCGGCTGGCAGGGACGCACCGTCGCGCACAACTCGTACCTCATCAACCTCGCCTGCCCCGACGACGAGAAGTGGGAACGCGCCGTCGCCCTCCAGCGCGAAGAGATCGAGCGCTGCGAGCGCCTGCGCATCCCCCTGCTGGTCAGCCACCCCGGCTCCCACCTGGGCAGCGGCGAGGAGACCGGTCTCGCGCGCATCGCGCAGGCGTATCTGCGTCTGTTCAAGGACACCGCCGGCTACCAGACCGTCGTCTGCCTCGAGAACACCGTGGGCAGCGGCGCCAACCTGGGCGGGCCCTTCGAGCACCTGCGCGACATCCGCGACATGGTCATCGAGGGCGCCCCGGAGGCCGGCGTCGACCCCGACGAGGCCGGCGCCCGACTCGCCTGCTGCTTCGACACCTGCCACGCCCACGCCTTCGGCCACGACATGTCGTCCGAGCAGAGCGCGCGCGCCGTTCTCGACCGCTTCGACGAGGTCTGCGGCCTGTCCCTGCTGCGCGTCATCCATATGAACGACTCGAAGGGCGCCCTAGGCAGCCGGCGCGACCTGCACGAGCACATCGGACGCGGCACGATCGGCGTCGACGGGTTCGCGGCGGTCGTGCGCCACCCGGACCTCGGCTCGGTCCCCAAGATCATGGAGACCCCCAAGGGCGAATCGTCCGAGGCCGGGGGCGAGCCGTGGGACGCGATCAACCTCGCCACGCTCCGGGGGCTGATCGGCGACGCCGCGCGAACGACAGGGGCCCGACCCGCGAAGAAGTCCAAGGGGACCGCCGCCCCGGTCGGGAAGGCCCCGCCCAAGGCGCGGACCGCCCGGAAAAAGGCGCCGGCGCGTCGTCGGTGA
- a CDS encoding tetratricopeptide repeat protein, producing MKRSAPSGHHLVRASLAATAAIGSLLTVSGCVLFEGRPPREQQAAAPVQAPAQQVRARERVEKALELEQGGDTAAALAELSRAIQDNPRLTTAYLSMGEIHRKTGNYEAMETSYAQASRLEPNNFDAVYGHGLALQLLNRLSDAIREYLRALQIKPNDRDANLNVATAYLQLGEAQQALPYARRAMEVDVEHGPGRVNLGAVYAALGRHREAVLEFEAAANRMDLTPELLLNMADSLGKINRHREMANTLERLVRERPSVGAWERLGFARFKLGEYDASLVAFREALKLDPRYYPALNGEGVTLLNQWLLSNRADDEARRNGIAALRRSVQIYPSQPRIVELLSRYN from the coding sequence ATGAAGCGATCCGCGCCCTCTGGGCATCATCTCGTTCGGGCTTCCCTGGCGGCGACCGCCGCGATCGGCTCGCTGCTGACCGTAAGCGGCTGCGTGCTGTTCGAGGGTCGCCCACCACGCGAGCAGCAGGCCGCCGCCCCGGTGCAGGCGCCCGCGCAGCAGGTCCGCGCGCGTGAACGCGTCGAGAAGGCGCTCGAACTCGAGCAGGGCGGCGATACCGCCGCCGCCCTCGCCGAACTGTCGCGCGCGATTCAGGACAACCCGCGCCTCACCACCGCTTACCTCTCGATGGGCGAGATCCATCGCAAGACCGGCAACTACGAGGCGATGGAGACCTCCTACGCGCAGGCGTCCCGGCTCGAACCCAACAACTTCGACGCCGTCTACGGCCACGGGCTCGCGCTCCAGCTCCTCAACCGGCTCAGCGACGCGATCCGCGAGTACCTGCGCGCCCTCCAGATCAAGCCCAACGACCGCGACGCCAACCTGAATGTCGCGACCGCCTACCTCCAGCTCGGCGAGGCCCAGCAGGCCCTGCCCTACGCGCGCCGCGCGATGGAGGTCGATGTCGAGCACGGGCCCGGTCGCGTCAACCTCGGCGCTGTCTACGCGGCCCTGGGTCGTCACCGCGAGGCGGTGCTCGAGTTCGAGGCCGCCGCCAACCGCATGGACCTCACCCCGGAACTGCTGCTGAACATGGCGGACAGTCTGGGCAAGATCAACCGGCATCGCGAGATGGCCAACACCCTCGAGCGCCTGGTGCGCGAGCGCCCCAGCGTGGGCGCGTGGGAGCGCCTGGGCTTCGCGCGGTTCAAACTGGGCGAGTACGACGCGTCGCTCGTCGCCTTCCGCGAGGCGCTCAAGCTCGACCCGCGCTACTACCCGGCGCTCAACGGCGAGGGCGTCACCCTCCTCAACCAGTGGCTGCTCTCCAACCGCGCCGACGACGAGGCCAGGCGCAACGGCATCGCAGCCCTCCGCCGCAGCGTCCAGATCTATCCGAGCCAGCCCCGGATCGTCGAACTGCTCTCGCGCTATAACTGA
- the queF gene encoding preQ(1) synthase: MPDTTLLEVFPTPDQAGSTPFVIEHVSEEFTSLCPKTGHPDFGEIVVRFSPRPASQGGVCVELKSLKLYFQSFRNEGIFYEAVTNSIRNDLAKAMNPSWLQVIAVWKGRGGIRSVIRAEQGDIPDEYRGVVYSV; the protein is encoded by the coding sequence GTGCCGGATACGACGCTGCTGGAAGTGTTCCCAACCCCCGACCAGGCGGGATCGACGCCCTTCGTCATCGAGCATGTCTCGGAAGAGTTCACCTCGCTCTGCCCCAAGACCGGGCACCCGGACTTCGGCGAGATCGTCGTGCGGTTCTCCCCCCGACCTGCCTCGCAAGGCGGCGTCTGCGTCGAACTGAAGAGTCTCAAGCTCTACTTCCAGAGTTTCCGCAACGAGGGCATCTTCTACGAAGCGGTCACCAACAGCATCCGCAACGATCTCGCGAAAGCGATGAACCCGTCGTGGCTGCAGGTCATCGCGGTCTGGAAGGGGCGAGGGGGCATCCGCTCGGTCATCCGCGCCGAGCAGGGCGACATCCCCGACGAGTACCGCGGCGTGGTGTACTCGGTGTGA
- the rdgB gene encoding RdgB/HAM1 family non-canonical purine NTP pyrophosphatase, with amino-acid sequence MSAPRVREIVVATTNPHKVEEILAVFRASGVEGVTLRTLRDIDGAKALPEPVEDAPTFEGNARLKALYYANALGRACLADDSGLEVDALGGAPGIYSARYAGVGATREERDNANNAKLLEALRGVAPQKRTARFVCAACLADPRGVLFETRGEFPGVIGDSPRGSNGFGYDPLLVLEDGRTSAELSPDEKNARSHRGEAMRALAGWLVGRGSRE; translated from the coding sequence GTGAGCGCGCCGCGCGTGCGCGAGATCGTCGTCGCCACCACCAATCCCCACAAGGTCGAAGAGATCCTCGCCGTCTTCCGCGCATCGGGCGTCGAGGGCGTGACCCTGCGCACGCTCCGGGACATCGACGGCGCCAAGGCGCTCCCCGAGCCGGTCGAGGACGCGCCGACCTTCGAGGGCAACGCGCGGCTCAAGGCGCTGTACTACGCGAACGCGCTGGGGCGCGCGTGCCTGGCCGACGATTCGGGGCTCGAGGTCGACGCGCTGGGCGGCGCGCCGGGGATCTACAGCGCTCGCTACGCCGGCGTGGGCGCGACGCGCGAGGAGCGCGACAACGCGAACAACGCGAAACTGCTCGAGGCGCTCAGGGGAGTGGCACCACAGAAACGAACCGCGCGCTTCGTCTGCGCCGCGTGCCTTGCCGATCCGCGCGGCGTGCTGTTCGAGACAAGGGGCGAGTTCCCCGGCGTCATCGGCGACTCGCCGCGCGGGAGCAACGGCTTCGGTTACGACCCGCTGCTGGTCCTCGAGGATGGGCGCACGAGCGCGGAACTCTCCCCCGACGAGAAGAACGCCCGGAGTCATCGGGGAGAAGCGATGCGCGCGCTGGCGGGGTGGCTCGTGGGTAGAGGGAGCAGGGAGTAG
- a CDS encoding multidrug efflux SMR transporter: MPWLLLTVAGLLEVVWAIAMKRSAGFTRPGATVVTIVAMIISFYLLARAMKTLPIGTAYPVWVGIGAVGAALAGPILFKDRFTPSHAACVLLIILGIAGLKVLTPSKPEQIPTRGTAAEGMPTPPGAGAGPDRP; encoded by the coding sequence ATGCCCTGGCTCCTCCTCACCGTCGCCGGTCTCCTCGAAGTCGTCTGGGCCATCGCGATGAAGCGCTCCGCCGGGTTCACGCGCCCGGGCGCGACCGTCGTCACGATCGTCGCGATGATCATCTCCTTCTATCTGCTCGCCCGGGCGATGAAGACGCTGCCGATCGGGACGGCGTACCCCGTGTGGGTCGGCATCGGCGCCGTCGGGGCCGCCCTCGCCGGGCCGATCCTGTTCAAGGACCGCTTCACCCCCTCGCACGCGGCGTGCGTGCTGCTGATCATCCTGGGCATCGCCGGGCTGAAGGTGCTGACGCCCTCCAAGCCCGAGCAGATTCCCACCCGGGGCACGGCGGCCGAGGGCATGCCCACGCCCCCCGGGGCGGGGGCCGGGCCGGATCGGCCCTGA
- a CDS encoding Na/Pi cotransporter family protein produces the protein MNTPMLVTLAGSIGLFLVGMILLTDGLKAVAGDALRRLLTKAVSNQWTGAMWGAILTALVQSSTATSLVTIGLVSAGLLTFTQAVGVILGANIGTTGTSWLVAAVGLKISLSTVALPMIAFGAVMRLFGKGRWSAMGFAIAGFGLLFVGIDGMATGMADLSERFDPSQLPRADGLVGRLLLILIGLAMTVVVQSSSAAAATTITALYAGAISIDQATAMIVGQSVGTCFTALMTIPGAPTAAKRTALAHVMFNVIIACAVFFILPAFTDAVVWFAERAGAESASVQVAIFHTTYKLTAALIFLPFALPFANLIEWMLPQRGPRLIANLDDSVADVAEVGVEAARRSIAGIAAASLDHAMKPEDSAADRLHDIDESLSTARSFLTKLGSSSGVKHQQERMVSLLHSIDHAERLAGALHEHRLATQAWPEVNRDAGSPKIAESLGVIVGWMKNPVGHAPVEEAEKLSKAVASWRKDKRESIIDIAATGEDARRALERLDAIRWIDRVAYHAWRLTHHLHAPGEESEPHAELAAKVEPHAP, from the coding sequence ATGAATACCCCCATGCTCGTCACGCTCGCAGGCAGCATCGGGTTGTTTCTGGTCGGCATGATCCTGCTGACCGACGGGCTCAAGGCCGTCGCCGGCGACGCGCTGCGCCGTCTGCTGACCAAGGCGGTCTCCAATCAGTGGACCGGCGCGATGTGGGGGGCGATCCTCACGGCCCTCGTGCAGTCGTCGACGGCGACCTCGCTGGTCACCATCGGGCTCGTCAGCGCCGGGCTGCTGACTTTCACGCAGGCGGTCGGCGTGATCCTGGGCGCCAACATCGGCACCACAGGCACCAGCTGGCTCGTGGCGGCGGTGGGGCTCAAGATCTCGCTTTCGACCGTCGCGCTGCCCATGATCGCCTTCGGCGCGGTGATGCGCCTGTTCGGCAAGGGGCGCTGGTCGGCGATGGGCTTCGCGATCGCCGGGTTCGGGCTGCTTTTCGTGGGCATCGACGGCATGGCGACCGGGATGGCCGACCTGAGCGAGCGCTTCGACCCAAGCCAGCTGCCGCGCGCCGACGGGCTCGTCGGGCGACTGCTGCTGATCCTGATCGGGCTGGCGATGACGGTGGTGGTGCAGTCGTCCAGCGCCGCCGCCGCCACGACGATCACGGCGCTCTACGCCGGCGCGATCTCGATCGACCAGGCGACCGCGATGATCGTCGGGCAGAGCGTGGGCACCTGCTTCACGGCGCTGATGACGATCCCCGGCGCGCCGACGGCGGCCAAGCGCACCGCCCTCGCGCACGTGATGTTCAATGTCATCATCGCGTGCGCCGTGTTCTTCATCCTGCCGGCGTTCACGGACGCCGTGGTGTGGTTCGCCGAGCGCGCCGGGGCCGAGTCTGCGTCGGTGCAGGTCGCGATTTTCCACACGACCTACAAGTTGACCGCGGCGCTGATCTTCCTGCCCTTCGCGCTGCCCTTCGCGAACCTGATCGAGTGGATGCTCCCCCAGCGCGGGCCTCGCCTCATCGCGAACCTCGACGACTCGGTCGCCGATGTCGCGGAGGTCGGCGTCGAGGCGGCGCGCCGGTCGATCGCCGGGATCGCGGCGGCGTCGCTCGACCACGCGATGAAGCCCGAGGACTCTGCCGCGGACCGCCTGCACGACATCGACGAATCGCTCTCGACGGCGCGCAGCTTCCTGACGAAACTCGGCTCCTCGTCGGGCGTGAAGCACCAGCAGGAGCGCATGGTCTCGCTGCTGCACTCGATCGACCACGCCGAGCGCCTCGCCGGCGCGCTGCACGAGCACCGGCTCGCGACGCAGGCCTGGCCCGAGGTCAACCGCGACGCCGGCTCGCCGAAGATCGCCGAGTCGCTGGGCGTCATCGTCGGGTGGATGAAGAACCCCGTCGGGCACGCGCCGGTCGAGGAGGCCGAGAAGCTCTCGAAGGCGGTCGCGTCGTGGCGTAAGGACAAGCGCGAGTCGATCATCGACATCGCCGCGACGGGCGAGGACGCCCGGCGCGCGCTCGAGCGCCTCGACGCGATCAGGTGGATCGACCGGGTGGCGTACCACGCGTGGCGCCTGACGCACCACCTGCACGCGCCGGGCGAGGAGTCGGAGCCCCACGCCGAGCTCGCGGCCAAGGTCGAGCCCCACGCGCCGTGA